The Lagopus muta isolate bLagMut1 chromosome 8, bLagMut1 primary, whole genome shotgun sequence genome contains a region encoding:
- the ANKZF1 gene encoding ankyrin repeat and zinc finger domain-containing protein 1 isoform X2, with translation MPAPESRSVFQAVLDPVLLHGLSLVSGFAANPSAAEPAPSGHEKPAATHGGEKAGTVPEVPERMCCLTCSREFCSREEQTEHYRLDWHRFNLKQRLQGRQALTVEEFEEKSRAGDISSISGSDSESSDASSESESPSPASNSPSTTQRPRSHKVLLRNARGQFISAYRCILSTGKGGSKEPMELITSLQSLNASTCWVVLMMGGGHFAGAVFRGSQVQEHKTFHRYTVRARRGTAQSLRDGQTPGSAPRSAGASLRRYNEAALLKDIRDLLAAWAQHLKEAQRIFLRAPRHNRALLFDSRNPHLSRGDPRVCHIPLSTRRATLREVLRVHAVLSSLQVFGKDTPLEDITGSPRKVWQKKQRAAEMDSLQMDTAPEEEEVEEEEETPAGELETVEVTLGTLDLREFEVMPKRNRKRWKKRNKKMENGLHAEETGCCGTQDGLPTLELVTELQGKSGAEPFPWETAGDPQIQLRDTLFTACKTGDVGTLQHLLGDPESRGPLGDSKDGDDEQPLHLPHSLLNKPVDEHGFTLLHVAARAGRAEAVYLLLEAGADPALRDRQERTPYCVSADKPTRNAFRKFMVDHPDKYDYSRAKVPGPLTQEMEAKKLEKKRAQKAQRKQREQAQREERQRLEQEEEEKQQFAALSDREKRALAAERRLAEQMKNGSTALSNISRCWYCGESLLGRIPFHYLDFSFCSTACLQTHRRAQAKHT, from the exons ATGCCGGCCCCCGAGAGCAGGTCGGTTTTCCAGGCTGTCCTGGACCCCGTTCTCCTGCACGGGCTTTCCCTCGTCAGCGGGTTCGCTGCGAATCCCTCTGCTGCCGAGCCAGCGCCTTCAGGGCACG AGAAACCTGCAGCCACCCACGGAGGGGAGAAGGCCGGCACAGTCCCCGAGGTGCCAGAGCGGATGTGTTGCTTAACCTGCAGCCGGGAGTTTTGCAGCCGGGAGGAGCAG ACTGAGCACTACCGACTTGACTGGCATCGCTTCAACCTGAAGCAGCGACTCCAAGGCCGCCAGGCACTGACGGTGGAAGAATTtgaggagaagagcagagcag GTGATATTTCTAGCATCTCAGGGTCTGATTCAGAGAGCTCTGATGCAAGCAGTGAGTCAGAATCACCTTCCCCTGCCAGCAACAGCCCTTCCACCACCCAGCGTCCCCGCTCCCACAAGGTGCTGCTCCGCAATGCAAGGGGACAGTTCATTTCTGCCTATCGCTGCATACTGAGCACTGGGAAG GGTGGCAGCAAGGAGCCCATGGAGTTGATAACTTCACTGCAGAGCCTCAATGCAAGCACATGCTGGGTTGTGCTGATGATGGGCGGTGGGCACTTTGCAGGAGCTGTGTTCCGTGG CTCCCAGGTACAGGAACACAAGACCTTCCACCGCTACACTGTGCGAGCCCGGCGGGGCACAGCCCAGAGCCTACGGGATGGCCAGACTCCAGGGTCAGCACCCAGATCAGCAGGAGCCTCCCTGCGGCGTTACAACGAAGCTGCACTGCTTAAG gATATTCGGGACCTGTTGGCAGCTTGGGCACAGCACCTCAAGGAAGCTCAGCGCATCTTTCTCCGAGCCCCTCGTCACAACCGGGCGCTGCTCTTTGATAGCAGGAACCCCCACCTCAGCCGGGGAGACCCCCGTGTCTGCCACATCCCCCTCAGCACACGCAGGGCCACCCTGAGGGAGGTGCTCCGAGTCCATGCTGTGCTGTCCAGTCTGCAGGTGTTTG GGAAGGACACCCCACTGGAGGACATCACTGGGTCCCCACGAAAAGTCTGGCAGAAGAAGCAGCGGGCAGCTGAGATGGATTCCTTGCAGATGGACACAG ccccagaggaggaggaggtagaagaggaggaagagactCCAGCAGGGGAACTGGAAACTGTGGAAGTGACACTGGGGACCTTGGACCTCCGGGAGTTTGAAGTGATGCCCAAGAGAAACCGCAAAAggtggaagaagagaaataaaaagatggaGAATG GGCTCCATGCTGAAGAGACAGGATGCTGTGGAACCCAGGATGGGCTGCCCACCCTGGAGCTGGTTacagagctgcaggggaagtCTGGGGCTGAACCCTTTCCTTGGGAGACTGCag GAGACCCTCAGATCCAGCTCCGCGATACCCTGTTCACAGCCTGCAAGACCGGGGATGTGGGGacactgcagcacctcctgggTGATCCGGAGAGCAGAGGCCCACTGGGGGACAGCAAGGATGGGGATGATGAACAACCCCTGCATCTGCCCCACTCCCTGCTCAATAAGCCTGTGGATGAGCATGGCTTCACCCTGCTTCATGTGGCTGCACGTGCAGGGAGGGCTGAGGCTGTGTATCTGCTACTGGAAGCAGGGGCTGACCCTGCACTCAG AGACAGACAGGAGAGAACCCCTTACTGCGTCTCTGCTGACAAACCAACACGCAATGCCTTCCGCAAATTCATGGTAGACCACCCAGATAAGTACGACTACAGCCGTGCCAAG GTACCTGGCCCTCTAACTCAGGAGATGGAAGCcaaaaagctggagaaaaagcGGGCACAGAAAGCCCAGCGGAAGCAGCGGGAGCAGGCACAGCGGGAGGAGCGGCAGCGcttggagcaggaggaagaggagaagcagcagtttgCAGCCTTGTCTGATAGAGAGAAG AGGGCCCTAGCTGCAGAGCGGAGACTGGCTGAACAGATGaagaatggcagcacagctctttcCAACATCAG CCGTTGCTGGTACTGTGGAGAGTCCCTGCTGGGCCGGATCCCATTCCATTACCTTGATTTCTCCTTCTGCTCTACGGCCTGTCTGCAAACCCACCGCCGGGCCCAGGCCAAGCACACATAA
- the ANKZF1 gene encoding ankyrin repeat and zinc finger domain-containing protein 1 isoform X1, with protein MPAPESRSVFQAVLDPVLLHGLSLVSGFAANPSAAEPAPSGHEKPAATHGGEKAGTVPEVPERMCCLTCSREFCSREEQTEHYRLDWHRFNLKQRLQGRQALTVEEFEEKSRAGDISSISGSDSESSDASSESESPSPASNSPSTTQRPRSHKVLLRNARGQFISAYRCILSTGKGGSKEPMELITSLQSLNASTCWVVLMMGGGHFAGAVFRGSQVQEHKTFHRYTVRARRGTAQSLRDGQTPGSAPRSAGASLRRYNEAALLKDIRDLLAAWAQHLKEAQRIFLRAPRHNRALLFDSRNPHLSRGDPRVCHIPLSTRRATLREVLRVHAVLSSLQVFGKDTPLEDITGSPRKVWQKKQRAAEMDSLQMDTAPVLSPSSAPEEEEVEEEEETPAGELETVEVTLGTLDLREFEVMPKRNRKRWKKRNKKMENGLHAEETGCCGTQDGLPTLELVTELQGKSGAEPFPWETAGDPQIQLRDTLFTACKTGDVGTLQHLLGDPESRGPLGDSKDGDDEQPLHLPHSLLNKPVDEHGFTLLHVAARAGRAEAVYLLLEAGADPALRDRQERTPYCVSADKPTRNAFRKFMVDHPDKYDYSRAKVPGPLTQEMEAKKLEKKRAQKAQRKQREQAQREERQRLEQEEEEKQQFAALSDREKRALAAERRLAEQMKNGSTALSNISRCWYCGESLLGRIPFHYLDFSFCSTACLQTHRRAQAKHT; from the exons ATGCCGGCCCCCGAGAGCAGGTCGGTTTTCCAGGCTGTCCTGGACCCCGTTCTCCTGCACGGGCTTTCCCTCGTCAGCGGGTTCGCTGCGAATCCCTCTGCTGCCGAGCCAGCGCCTTCAGGGCACG AGAAACCTGCAGCCACCCACGGAGGGGAGAAGGCCGGCACAGTCCCCGAGGTGCCAGAGCGGATGTGTTGCTTAACCTGCAGCCGGGAGTTTTGCAGCCGGGAGGAGCAG ACTGAGCACTACCGACTTGACTGGCATCGCTTCAACCTGAAGCAGCGACTCCAAGGCCGCCAGGCACTGACGGTGGAAGAATTtgaggagaagagcagagcag GTGATATTTCTAGCATCTCAGGGTCTGATTCAGAGAGCTCTGATGCAAGCAGTGAGTCAGAATCACCTTCCCCTGCCAGCAACAGCCCTTCCACCACCCAGCGTCCCCGCTCCCACAAGGTGCTGCTCCGCAATGCAAGGGGACAGTTCATTTCTGCCTATCGCTGCATACTGAGCACTGGGAAG GGTGGCAGCAAGGAGCCCATGGAGTTGATAACTTCACTGCAGAGCCTCAATGCAAGCACATGCTGGGTTGTGCTGATGATGGGCGGTGGGCACTTTGCAGGAGCTGTGTTCCGTGG CTCCCAGGTACAGGAACACAAGACCTTCCACCGCTACACTGTGCGAGCCCGGCGGGGCACAGCCCAGAGCCTACGGGATGGCCAGACTCCAGGGTCAGCACCCAGATCAGCAGGAGCCTCCCTGCGGCGTTACAACGAAGCTGCACTGCTTAAG gATATTCGGGACCTGTTGGCAGCTTGGGCACAGCACCTCAAGGAAGCTCAGCGCATCTTTCTCCGAGCCCCTCGTCACAACCGGGCGCTGCTCTTTGATAGCAGGAACCCCCACCTCAGCCGGGGAGACCCCCGTGTCTGCCACATCCCCCTCAGCACACGCAGGGCCACCCTGAGGGAGGTGCTCCGAGTCCATGCTGTGCTGTCCAGTCTGCAGGTGTTTG GGAAGGACACCCCACTGGAGGACATCACTGGGTCCCCACGAAAAGTCTGGCAGAAGAAGCAGCGGGCAGCTGAGATGGATTCCTTGCAGATGGACACAG CCCCTGTCCTTTCTCCCTCATCAGccccagaggaggaggaggtagaagaggaggaagagactCCAGCAGGGGAACTGGAAACTGTGGAAGTGACACTGGGGACCTTGGACCTCCGGGAGTTTGAAGTGATGCCCAAGAGAAACCGCAAAAggtggaagaagagaaataaaaagatggaGAATG GGCTCCATGCTGAAGAGACAGGATGCTGTGGAACCCAGGATGGGCTGCCCACCCTGGAGCTGGTTacagagctgcaggggaagtCTGGGGCTGAACCCTTTCCTTGGGAGACTGCag GAGACCCTCAGATCCAGCTCCGCGATACCCTGTTCACAGCCTGCAAGACCGGGGATGTGGGGacactgcagcacctcctgggTGATCCGGAGAGCAGAGGCCCACTGGGGGACAGCAAGGATGGGGATGATGAACAACCCCTGCATCTGCCCCACTCCCTGCTCAATAAGCCTGTGGATGAGCATGGCTTCACCCTGCTTCATGTGGCTGCACGTGCAGGGAGGGCTGAGGCTGTGTATCTGCTACTGGAAGCAGGGGCTGACCCTGCACTCAG AGACAGACAGGAGAGAACCCCTTACTGCGTCTCTGCTGACAAACCAACACGCAATGCCTTCCGCAAATTCATGGTAGACCACCCAGATAAGTACGACTACAGCCGTGCCAAG GTACCTGGCCCTCTAACTCAGGAGATGGAAGCcaaaaagctggagaaaaagcGGGCACAGAAAGCCCAGCGGAAGCAGCGGGAGCAGGCACAGCGGGAGGAGCGGCAGCGcttggagcaggaggaagaggagaagcagcagtttgCAGCCTTGTCTGATAGAGAGAAG AGGGCCCTAGCTGCAGAGCGGAGACTGGCTGAACAGATGaagaatggcagcacagctctttcCAACATCAG CCGTTGCTGGTACTGTGGAGAGTCCCTGCTGGGCCGGATCCCATTCCATTACCTTGATTTCTCCTTCTGCTCTACGGCCTGTCTGCAAACCCACCGCCGGGCCCAGGCCAAGCACACATAA
- the ANKZF1 gene encoding ankyrin repeat and zinc finger domain-containing protein 1 isoform X3: MCCLTCSREFCSREEQTEHYRLDWHRFNLKQRLQGRQALTVEEFEEKSRAGDISSISGSDSESSDASSESESPSPASNSPSTTQRPRSHKVLLRNARGQFISAYRCILSTGKGGSKEPMELITSLQSLNASTCWVVLMMGGGHFAGAVFRGSQVQEHKTFHRYTVRARRGTAQSLRDGQTPGSAPRSAGASLRRYNEAALLKDIRDLLAAWAQHLKEAQRIFLRAPRHNRALLFDSRNPHLSRGDPRVCHIPLSTRRATLREVLRVHAVLSSLQVFGKDTPLEDITGSPRKVWQKKQRAAEMDSLQMDTAPVLSPSSAPEEEEVEEEEETPAGELETVEVTLGTLDLREFEVMPKRNRKRWKKRNKKMENGLHAEETGCCGTQDGLPTLELVTELQGKSGAEPFPWETAGDPQIQLRDTLFTACKTGDVGTLQHLLGDPESRGPLGDSKDGDDEQPLHLPHSLLNKPVDEHGFTLLHVAARAGRAEAVYLLLEAGADPALRDRQERTPYCVSADKPTRNAFRKFMVDHPDKYDYSRAKVPGPLTQEMEAKKLEKKRAQKAQRKQREQAQREERQRLEQEEEEKQQFAALSDREKRALAAERRLAEQMKNGSTALSNISRCWYCGESLLGRIPFHYLDFSFCSTACLQTHRRAQAKHT, from the exons ATGTGTTGCTTAACCTGCAGCCGGGAGTTTTGCAGCCGGGAGGAGCAG ACTGAGCACTACCGACTTGACTGGCATCGCTTCAACCTGAAGCAGCGACTCCAAGGCCGCCAGGCACTGACGGTGGAAGAATTtgaggagaagagcagagcag GTGATATTTCTAGCATCTCAGGGTCTGATTCAGAGAGCTCTGATGCAAGCAGTGAGTCAGAATCACCTTCCCCTGCCAGCAACAGCCCTTCCACCACCCAGCGTCCCCGCTCCCACAAGGTGCTGCTCCGCAATGCAAGGGGACAGTTCATTTCTGCCTATCGCTGCATACTGAGCACTGGGAAG GGTGGCAGCAAGGAGCCCATGGAGTTGATAACTTCACTGCAGAGCCTCAATGCAAGCACATGCTGGGTTGTGCTGATGATGGGCGGTGGGCACTTTGCAGGAGCTGTGTTCCGTGG CTCCCAGGTACAGGAACACAAGACCTTCCACCGCTACACTGTGCGAGCCCGGCGGGGCACAGCCCAGAGCCTACGGGATGGCCAGACTCCAGGGTCAGCACCCAGATCAGCAGGAGCCTCCCTGCGGCGTTACAACGAAGCTGCACTGCTTAAG gATATTCGGGACCTGTTGGCAGCTTGGGCACAGCACCTCAAGGAAGCTCAGCGCATCTTTCTCCGAGCCCCTCGTCACAACCGGGCGCTGCTCTTTGATAGCAGGAACCCCCACCTCAGCCGGGGAGACCCCCGTGTCTGCCACATCCCCCTCAGCACACGCAGGGCCACCCTGAGGGAGGTGCTCCGAGTCCATGCTGTGCTGTCCAGTCTGCAGGTGTTTG GGAAGGACACCCCACTGGAGGACATCACTGGGTCCCCACGAAAAGTCTGGCAGAAGAAGCAGCGGGCAGCTGAGATGGATTCCTTGCAGATGGACACAG CCCCTGTCCTTTCTCCCTCATCAGccccagaggaggaggaggtagaagaggaggaagagactCCAGCAGGGGAACTGGAAACTGTGGAAGTGACACTGGGGACCTTGGACCTCCGGGAGTTTGAAGTGATGCCCAAGAGAAACCGCAAAAggtggaagaagagaaataaaaagatggaGAATG GGCTCCATGCTGAAGAGACAGGATGCTGTGGAACCCAGGATGGGCTGCCCACCCTGGAGCTGGTTacagagctgcaggggaagtCTGGGGCTGAACCCTTTCCTTGGGAGACTGCag GAGACCCTCAGATCCAGCTCCGCGATACCCTGTTCACAGCCTGCAAGACCGGGGATGTGGGGacactgcagcacctcctgggTGATCCGGAGAGCAGAGGCCCACTGGGGGACAGCAAGGATGGGGATGATGAACAACCCCTGCATCTGCCCCACTCCCTGCTCAATAAGCCTGTGGATGAGCATGGCTTCACCCTGCTTCATGTGGCTGCACGTGCAGGGAGGGCTGAGGCTGTGTATCTGCTACTGGAAGCAGGGGCTGACCCTGCACTCAG AGACAGACAGGAGAGAACCCCTTACTGCGTCTCTGCTGACAAACCAACACGCAATGCCTTCCGCAAATTCATGGTAGACCACCCAGATAAGTACGACTACAGCCGTGCCAAG GTACCTGGCCCTCTAACTCAGGAGATGGAAGCcaaaaagctggagaaaaagcGGGCACAGAAAGCCCAGCGGAAGCAGCGGGAGCAGGCACAGCGGGAGGAGCGGCAGCGcttggagcaggaggaagaggagaagcagcagtttgCAGCCTTGTCTGATAGAGAGAAG AGGGCCCTAGCTGCAGAGCGGAGACTGGCTGAACAGATGaagaatggcagcacagctctttcCAACATCAG CCGTTGCTGGTACTGTGGAGAGTCCCTGCTGGGCCGGATCCCATTCCATTACCTTGATTTCTCCTTCTGCTCTACGGCCTGTCTGCAAACCCACCGCCGGGCCCAGGCCAAGCACACATAA